One genomic segment of Pseudonocardia sp. T1-2H includes these proteins:
- a CDS encoding DUF1440 domain-containing protein, with amino-acid sequence MKRPRSTAVAAAGAATGVVAAWIKALSEPRLQQVTERLWPPKPEQKEMVGADPAGHPDNAPPALIVDSVTRAVAHRPATRDERVKGTLVIHYVFGAGLGAAYALLTQHRPEIARGAGSLAGAALYVLTHGTALPIQGLQEPPWRLPASAVAWGFSSHVVFGVALELLRRAVVEPISHR; translated from the coding sequence ATGAAACGACCACGGAGTACAGCGGTGGCCGCCGCCGGCGCGGCGACGGGCGTCGTCGCGGCCTGGATCAAGGCGCTCAGTGAGCCTCGGCTGCAGCAGGTCACCGAGCGGCTCTGGCCACCGAAGCCCGAGCAGAAGGAGATGGTGGGGGCCGATCCGGCCGGTCACCCCGACAACGCGCCCCCCGCGCTCATCGTCGACTCCGTGACGCGGGCCGTGGCGCATCGCCCCGCGACCCGGGACGAACGGGTGAAGGGCACGCTCGTCATCCACTACGTGTTCGGGGCAGGGCTGGGCGCCGCCTACGCCCTCCTCACGCAGCACCGCCCGGAGATCGCCCGCGGTGCGGGCAGCCTCGCGGGCGCCGCCCTGTACGTCCTCACCCACGGCACGGCGCTCCCGATCCAGGGCCTGCAGGAGCCGCCATGGCGGCTCCCGGCCTCGGCCGTGGCCTGGGGGTTCTCCTCACATGTGGTGTTCGGTGTCGCCCTGGAGCTGCTGCGGCGCGCCGTCGTCGAGCCGATCTCCCACCGCTAG
- a CDS encoding YybH family protein, translating to MVQAESGIRTEIDQVNRRFEEALEQGDAAAVGSVYTDDAVLLPPNGPMTNGRDAITKFWQGVMDMGLRGIELRTLSFVQDGDDAAHEIGTASLAIKPEGGEPMTDSVKYVVLWRREAAGEWKLAVDIWNGAG from the coding sequence ATGGTCCAGGCCGAGAGCGGGATCCGTACCGAGATCGATCAGGTCAACAGGCGGTTCGAGGAGGCGCTCGAGCAAGGGGATGCGGCCGCGGTCGGGTCGGTCTACACCGATGACGCTGTGCTGTTGCCGCCGAACGGGCCGATGACCAACGGCCGCGACGCCATCACGAAGTTCTGGCAGGGCGTCATGGACATGGGCCTGCGGGGAATCGAGCTGAGGACCCTCTCCTTCGTCCAGGACGGTGACGACGCGGCGCACGAGATCGGTACCGCGTCACTCGCGATCAAGCCCGAGGGTGGTGAGCCGATGACGGACTCCGTCAAGTACGTCGTGCTGTGGCGCCGGGAGGCCGCGGGGGAGTGGAAGTTGGCCGTCGACATCTGGAACGGCGCCGGCTAG
- a CDS encoding sugar ABC transporter substrate-binding protein, with amino-acid sequence MNDPSLPPAAGSRRSFLRRAALVGGAVGSGALLSACSSKQVSAASAEGGGGGTGLGGGGAYQEAVRKIVDGRTVQIGWTPPVLSEWYSQMEAAAFRRMGEYEDAYGVRWKWERASPTGNFNAVEQQVQTVQSWVQRKFDVVLICTGANFATMQGVYSKALAAGTKIYQFNQPVEIYPVEQLQAISSIGYDNRWQSGYLCGKYIAEKLGGQGKILEITGPPGSDWSAARQIGFEKALGEHPGLTVAGTANGGYLRQQGLSATQDLLTRDPDIQAIWGENEDMALGASQALDARGIKQWDGKAGVVVVGADGLVSGMQAIRNGKLTASLDVGSVDQAITFIDTVFHNAVLGETVAKIINVPTRVVDKGNVDYAEAYLQWALGNTRKY; translated from the coding sequence GTGAACGACCCTTCCCTCCCGCCCGCCGCCGGCTCGCGGCGGTCCTTCCTGCGCCGGGCCGCCCTGGTGGGTGGCGCCGTCGGCTCCGGCGCCCTGCTCTCGGCCTGCAGCTCCAAGCAGGTCTCGGCCGCGTCCGCCGAGGGGGGCGGCGGTGGCACCGGCCTGGGGGGCGGGGGCGCCTACCAGGAGGCCGTTCGCAAGATCGTGGACGGACGCACCGTGCAGATCGGGTGGACCCCACCGGTCCTGTCGGAGTGGTACAGCCAGATGGAGGCGGCCGCCTTTCGCCGGATGGGCGAGTACGAGGACGCCTACGGCGTCCGCTGGAAGTGGGAACGGGCCTCTCCGACGGGCAACTTCAACGCCGTCGAGCAGCAGGTGCAGACGGTGCAGAGCTGGGTGCAGCGCAAGTTCGACGTGGTACTGATCTGCACCGGCGCCAACTTCGCCACGATGCAGGGCGTCTACAGCAAGGCCCTGGCGGCGGGCACGAAGATCTACCAGTTCAACCAGCCCGTCGAGATCTATCCGGTCGAGCAGCTGCAGGCGATCTCGAGCATCGGCTACGACAACCGCTGGCAGTCGGGTTACCTGTGCGGCAAGTACATCGCCGAGAAGCTCGGCGGTCAGGGCAAGATCCTCGAGATCACCGGGCCCCCCGGCTCGGACTGGTCCGCCGCGCGCCAGATCGGCTTCGAGAAGGCACTCGGCGAGCACCCCGGCCTCACCGTGGCCGGCACCGCGAACGGCGGCTACCTGAGGCAGCAGGGTCTCAGCGCCACCCAGGACCTGCTCACCCGGGACCCGGACATCCAGGCGATCTGGGGCGAGAACGAGGACATGGCCCTCGGTGCCTCGCAGGCCCTCGACGCCCGCGGCATCAAGCAGTGGGACGGCAAGGCCGGCGTCGTGGTGGTCGGCGCCGACGGGCTGGTGTCCGGCATGCAGGCCATCCGCAACGGCAAGCTGACCGCGAGCCTCGACGTCGGCAGCGTCGACCAGGCCATCACGTTCATCGACACGGTGTTCCACAACGCCGTCCTCGGCGAGACCGTCGCCAAGATCATCAACGTGCCGACGAGGGTGGTCGACAAGGGCAACGTGGACTACGCCGAGGCGTACCTGCAGTGGGCGCTCGGGAACACCCGGAAGTACTGA